A DNA window from Kitasatospora atroaurantiaca contains the following coding sequences:
- a CDS encoding DUF2637 domain-containing protein, which yields MAEDRLTQRTVTVVMAVIALLAFVFSFGNVWALALRLGVPRPVAPLIAPMVDLSVIGLLVGLRLLSLRGVPQEELTAATRLTHLCGLLTLALNVAEPLAAGHYGRAAVDAVAPLLLLGWGQVGPQFLRHFHALSALNPAQAPVPVPAVEHQPDPITLLEPAPEPVLTPPSGLVPAPAVVVTAEPDPAPAPAKRTASAALPAVPEALLTAARRIAETHHAEQGEHITPGQLKARLGVTLPLATAAHAQLSA from the coding sequence ATGGCCGAGGATCGCCTCACGCAGCGCACCGTGACCGTGGTCATGGCGGTCATCGCCCTGCTGGCATTCGTGTTCTCCTTCGGCAACGTCTGGGCACTGGCCCTGCGTCTCGGGGTGCCCCGCCCGGTCGCGCCGCTGATCGCCCCCATGGTCGACCTGTCCGTGATCGGGCTCCTCGTCGGTCTGCGCCTGCTGTCCCTGCGCGGCGTCCCGCAGGAGGAGCTGACGGCCGCAACCCGGCTGACGCACCTGTGCGGCCTGCTGACCCTGGCCCTGAACGTCGCCGAACCCCTGGCAGCCGGACACTACGGCCGTGCCGCCGTCGATGCGGTCGCGCCGCTGCTGCTGCTCGGCTGGGGCCAGGTCGGCCCGCAGTTCCTCCGCCACTTCCACGCCCTGAGCGCCCTGAACCCGGCGCAGGCCCCCGTCCCTGTTCCGGCCGTGGAACACCAGCCGGACCCGATCACGTTGCTCGAACCCGCACCGGAGCCCGTCCTCACACCGCCCTCCGGGCTGGTGCCTGCCCCGGCTGTGGTCGTCACCGCTGAGCCCGATCCTGCTCCCGCGCCGGCCAAGAGGACCGCGTCCGCCGCGCTCCCGGCCGTCCCTGAGGCCCTGCTGACCGCTGCCCGGCGCATCGCCGAGACGCACCACGCTGAACAGGGCGAGCACATCACGCCCGGTCAGCTGAAGGCCCGCCTGGGCGTCACGCTGCCGCTGGCCACCGCCGCACACGCTCAGCTCTCCGCCTGA
- a CDS encoding replication initiator — translation MVTLDLRHVASPAVRDLIHLVNLPDFDRAHQQIDRLGGCTEPVRLIGQTTTIDTATGEVLRSYTTAAEPTGSLLTACGNRRASRCPACSRVYAADTFQLIRAGLTGGKSVPDTVRTHPRVFATLTAPSFGPVHNRPTDTGGALRPCRCGKLHEPTDALLGTPLDPKTYDYPGAVLFNAHAGALWARFTIYLRREIAARLGLTQKAARAVLRVSFAKVAEYQKRGLVHFHAVIRLDGPDGSTQPPPPSATVTVTMLNDAIRAAADRVSINVVSDAVGERELTWGEQLDVREIAAFGTNAELTDHAVAAYVAKYATKSADSSGALDRALFCRPCQGRGMTLAAHGTPLTCTACGGTGQARPLPRLAVERHVRQMIRTCWELGKRPEFADLKLWKWAHMLGFRGHFSTKSRCYSVTLGQLRDERRAWRTEQARAHAGLPNLDPSTTLVISHWSYHGSGYSPGAELLAAAVWHRRELERQFTAEGRC, via the coding sequence ATGGTCACCCTGGACCTGCGCCACGTGGCAAGCCCCGCCGTGCGGGACCTGATCCACCTGGTCAACCTGCCCGACTTCGACCGCGCACACCAGCAGATCGACCGCCTCGGCGGCTGCACCGAACCCGTGCGCCTGATCGGCCAGACCACCACCATCGACACGGCCACCGGCGAGGTACTGCGCTCCTACACCACCGCCGCCGAGCCAACCGGCAGCCTGCTGACGGCCTGCGGCAACCGCCGCGCCTCACGCTGCCCGGCCTGCTCCCGCGTCTACGCCGCCGACACCTTCCAACTGATCCGGGCGGGCCTGACCGGCGGTAAGAGCGTGCCGGACACCGTCCGCACCCACCCCCGCGTGTTCGCCACGCTCACCGCGCCCTCCTTCGGCCCCGTCCACAACCGCCCCACCGACACGGGCGGCGCACTGCGGCCCTGCCGGTGCGGCAAGCTCCACGAACCCACGGACGCGCTGCTCGGCACGCCGCTGGACCCGAAGACCTACGACTACCCGGGCGCGGTGCTGTTCAACGCCCACGCCGGAGCCCTGTGGGCGCGCTTCACGATCTACCTGCGCCGCGAGATCGCCGCCCGGCTCGGCCTGACCCAGAAGGCGGCCCGCGCCGTGCTGCGTGTCTCCTTCGCCAAGGTCGCCGAGTACCAGAAGCGCGGCCTGGTCCACTTCCACGCCGTCATCCGCCTCGACGGCCCGGACGGCAGCACCCAGCCCCCACCGCCCTCCGCCACCGTCACCGTCACCATGCTCAACGACGCCATCCGGGCCGCCGCCGACCGCGTCTCGATCAACGTCGTCTCGGACGCGGTCGGAGAACGCGAACTCACCTGGGGCGAACAGCTCGACGTGCGCGAAATCGCCGCCTTCGGCACCAACGCCGAGCTCACCGATCATGCGGTCGCCGCCTACGTGGCCAAGTACGCCACCAAGTCCGCCGACTCCTCCGGCGCTCTCGACCGCGCCCTGTTCTGCCGCCCCTGCCAGGGACGCGGCATGACCCTGGCCGCGCACGGAACCCCGCTCACGTGCACCGCCTGCGGCGGCACCGGACAGGCCCGGCCGCTGCCGCGCCTCGCCGTCGAACGCCACGTGCGGCAGATGATCCGCACTTGCTGGGAGCTGGGCAAGCGCCCGGAGTTCGCCGACCTCAAGCTCTGGAAGTGGGCGCACATGCTCGGCTTCCGGGGCCACTTCTCCACCAAGTCCCGCTGCTACTCCGTCACCCTCGGCCAGCTGCGCGACGAGCGCCGCGCCTGGCGCACCGAACAGGCCCGCGCACACGCCGGCCTGCCCAACCTCGACCCGAGCACGACCCTCGTCATCAGCCACTGGTCCTACCACGGCTCGGGCTACAGCCCAGGCGCGGAACTCCTGGCCGCCGCTGTCTGGCACCGCAGAGAACTGGAGCGGCAGTTCACCGCAGAGGGCCGCTGCTGA